One part of the Mya arenaria isolate MELC-2E11 chromosome 3, ASM2691426v1 genome encodes these proteins:
- the LOC128226560 gene encoding uncharacterized protein LOC128226560 isoform X1, protein MGKARSKWEETHLFTRLSVGLLLIITLLQVIGFSAPYWREDDPVVSDGPGVRVHQGLWLYCVCEDSCSCENIAGMPDGNVNASWLRWSQGLEAVSLVLMLLCCLLAPLSVLCTDSRDVRLALVAMEPFAGRHLRDGFLNLMAVTIFAINVPRSSQQWCFYMCAAVGALAFVFHFLYAFGTRNRLHGAVSEVRPTIHAQMVKVPMDEHMFRKLMKREGMFSL, encoded by the exons ATGGGTAAGGCAAGGTCGAAGTGGGAGGAGACCCACTTATTCACAAGGCTGTCGGTGGGTCTTCTGCTGATCATAACGCTGCTACAAGTAATCGGTTTCAGCGCCCCCTACTGGCGGGAGGATGACCCGGTAGTGAGCGACGGACCAGGCGTGAGAGTCCACCAGGGGTTGTGGTTGTACTGTGTTTGTGAGGACAGTTGCAGCTGTGAAAATATCgcggggatgccagatggaaaCG TTAACGCGAGTTGGTTGCGGTGGAGCCAGGGACTAGAGGCGGTGTCTCTCGTCCTCATGCTGCTGTGCTGCCTTCTGGCGCCGTTATCCGTACTCTGCACAGACAGCCGTGACGTTCGTCTTGCTCTCGTAGCAATGGAACCGTTTGCGGGTAGACACCTGAGAGACG GATTTCTTAACCTGATGGCGGTGACCATATTCGCCATTAACGTCCCCCGATCCTCCCAGCAGTGGTGTTTCTACATGTGCGCTGCAGTCGGCGCCCTCGCCTTCGTTTTTCACTTTTTGTATGCCTTCGGCACACGCAACCGGCTCCATGGTGCCGTTTCCGAGGTCCGCCCGACCATACATGCGCAAATGGTAAAAGTGCCGATGGACGAACACATGTTCCGGAAACTAATGAAAAGAGAAGGGATGTTTAGCCTATAA
- the LOC128226560 gene encoding uncharacterized protein LOC128226560 isoform X2, translating to MGKARSKWEETHLFTRLSVGLLLIITLLQVIGFSAPYWREDDPVVSDGPGVRVHQGLWLYCVCEDSCSCENIAGMPDGNVNASWLRWSQGLEAVSLVLMLLCCLLAPLSVLCTDSRDVRLALVAMEPFAGFLNLMAVTIFAINVPRSSQQWCFYMCAAVGALAFVFHFLYAFGTRNRLHGAVSEVRPTIHAQMVKVPMDEHMFRKLMKREGMFSL from the exons ATGGGTAAGGCAAGGTCGAAGTGGGAGGAGACCCACTTATTCACAAGGCTGTCGGTGGGTCTTCTGCTGATCATAACGCTGCTACAAGTAATCGGTTTCAGCGCCCCCTACTGGCGGGAGGATGACCCGGTAGTGAGCGACGGACCAGGCGTGAGAGTCCACCAGGGGTTGTGGTTGTACTGTGTTTGTGAGGACAGTTGCAGCTGTGAAAATATCgcggggatgccagatggaaaCG TTAACGCGAGTTGGTTGCGGTGGAGCCAGGGACTAGAGGCGGTGTCTCTCGTCCTCATGCTGCTGTGCTGCCTTCTGGCGCCGTTATCCGTACTCTGCACAGACAGCCGTGACGTTCGTCTTGCTCTCGTAGCAATGGAACCGTTTGCGG GATTTCTTAACCTGATGGCGGTGACCATATTCGCCATTAACGTCCCCCGATCCTCCCAGCAGTGGTGTTTCTACATGTGCGCTGCAGTCGGCGCCCTCGCCTTCGTTTTTCACTTTTTGTATGCCTTCGGCACACGCAACCGGCTCCATGGTGCCGTTTCCGAGGTCCGCCCGACCATACATGCGCAAATGGTAAAAGTGCCGATGGACGAACACATGTTCCGGAAACTAATGAAAAGAGAAGGGATGTTTAGCCTATAA